A genomic segment from Spinacia oleracea cultivar Varoflay chromosome 3, BTI_SOV_V1, whole genome shotgun sequence encodes:
- the LOC110787503 gene encoding pentatricopeptide repeat-containing protein At5g66631, with product MFRRIFFKVQDLFSSVTHHQARVFSQKPDLNQVSRYFCQAKFIDSIRLSLRSANPDSVLPLLVNPHLDSFVVSNVLRSAPSPESALSFVESLKRVPSFSHTQHTLHAIAKTLAKSGRTRQLKKLVDTINAGEFPKVRPVSFVDQMRLYATAGDIELVLRVWDELRAQRKGACIESYNIVMGLYVVTGKDLEAVKTFRSIMQNGAIPNSRTCTTVIEHLLNYGEVEKAKEIFYILPRMRVKRTLRQYSLLMEAFLNVQQFEAVKSLLREMKTEGVLPPRSMLSSLQRMCEAGLLEESDDFLVEMVPDSRIKNIELCTALTNGENEEEDVDGCSFSTEADIGSVQLKPWLDPSALASALRDWTDTDISALEDAKLVWTSRLVCKMVRHLKSPLTSWKFFCWVAYQPGFVHDVHTYSGMFTKLASHGRVDLVDDILLKLKKEGFKLTISTVRQIVDFYGLFKEGDAALRIFHDVKVLCGHFSEFDMVLLYSSLLKTLLKCGRDSDAIDTVKQMFSLGIHPDAQTISGLMHHFAVRGDFRTVQKLFEIVKKCGVKPDGYLYKTLVRAYCNCGRATLALRHFEDMSNSGLVPDRETKSLLVKSLWKEGRLKEASIVEETCEEQDENLPLPSTGQMFNISSADLMKLHNLYCGSFEGSIG from the coding sequence ATGTTTAGAAGGATCTTTTTCAAAGTACAGGATTTGTTTTCTAGTGTAACCCATCATCAAGCTCGGGTCTTTTCTCAAAAACCTGACCTTAATCAAGTCTCTAGGTACTTCTGTCAGGCAAAATTCATAGACTCGATACGTTTAAGTCTTAGGTCTGCTAATCCTGATTCTGTTCTTCCTTTGTTAGTGAATCCACATTTGGATTCATTTGTAGTCTCGAATGTCCTTCGTTCTGCTCCTTCCCCTGAATCTGCTCTGTCCTTTGTTGAATCCCTTAAAAGGGTCCCTAGTTTTTCTCATACCCAACATACTCTTCATGCAATTGCTAAAACCCTAGCTAAATCAGGCCGTACTCGTCAGCTGAAAAAGCTTGTTGATACCATTAATGCTGGTGAATTCCCAAAGGTTCGACCTGTTAGTTTTGTGGACCAAATGCGATTGTATGCTACTGCTGGAGATATAGAGTTGGTACTCCGTGTTTGGGACGAACTTCGTGCACAACGTAAAGGCGCGTGTATTGAATCTTATAACATAGTCATGGGCCTCTATGTAGTGACAGGCAAAGACTTGGAAGCTGTCAAAACATTTCGAAGCATAATGCAAAACGGAGCTATTCCCAACTCACGGACATGTACTACCGTGATTGAGCATCTTTTAAACTATGGGGAAGTAGAAAAGGCAAAAGAAATTTTTTACATACTGCCACGAATGAGGGTAAAGCGTACCCTAAGGCAGTATTCACTTCTTATGGAAGCATTCTTGAATGTTCAACAATTTGAGGCTGTGAAGAGCCTTCTTAGAGAAATGAAGACAGAAGGAGTACTACCTCCAAGATCTATGTTGTCATCATTGCAACGAATGTGTGAGGCAGGATTATTGGAAGAGAGTGATGATTTTCTTGTAGAGATGGTACCTGATAGTAGAATTAAGAACATAGAGTTATGTACAGCTCTCACCAATGGTGAAAATGAGGAAGAAGATGTTGATGGTTGCAGCTTCAGCACTGAAGCTGATATTGGTAGTGTTCAGTTGAAGCCGTGGTTGGACCCGAGTGCTTTGGCAAGTGCTTTGAGGGACTGGACAGACACTGACATATCTGCTTTAGAAGATGCTAAACTTGTTTGGACAAGCCGCTTGGTTTGTAAGATGGTTAGGCACTTAAAATCACCTTTAACATCATGGAAATTTTTCTGCTGGGTTGCTTATCAACCTGGATTCGTGCATGATGTTCACACTTATTCAGGGATGTTTACCAAATTAGCAAGCCATGGGAGGGTTGATcttgttgatgatatattgttaaaattgaagaaagaagGATTTAAATTGACAATCAGCACAGTCAGACAAATAGTGGATTTCTATGGTCTTTTCAAGGAAGGAGATGCTGCTTTGAGGATTTTCCATGATGTCAAAGTGCTATGTGGTCACTTCTCAGAATTTGATATGGTGCTGTTATATTCCTCTCTCTTAAAAACATTGCTAAAGTGCGGTAGAGATTCCGATGCCATAGATACTGTCAAACAGATGTTCTCTTTGGGAATTCACCCTGATGCTCAGACAATTTCTGGTCTGATGCATCATTTTGCAGTTCGGGGTGATTTCAGAACGGTACAGAAACTATTTGAGATTGTTAAAAAGTGTGGTGTAAAACCAGATGGTTACTTGTATAAGACACTTGTTCGTGCTTACTGTAACTGCGGAAGGGCTACCCTCGCACTGAGACATTTTGAAGACATGAGCAACTCTGGTTTGGTTCCTGATCGTGAGACAAAGTCGTTGCTTGTCAAAAGTCTTTGGAAGGAAGGAAGACTAAAAGAAGCTTCCATTGTTGAAGAGACTTGTGAGGAACAAGATGAAAACCTTCCACTTCCTTCAACTGGTCAGATGTTCAATATCAGCTCTGCAGATCTTATGAAATTACACAATTTATATTGTGGCAGCTTTGAAGGCTCTATTGGTTAA
- the LOC130470210 gene encoding uncharacterized protein has protein sequence MEDTILNLCLNSPSITCMVWNVQGAGNHNFISALKEVVRSNRPNVIALIETHMGGQQAQKISTVLGYSGRTRVDAQGFSGGIWIYWKPELVLVETILKHNQHITMDIKRVGDTPWYFTAVYATPDPTKRKELWIKLKEFASTHNKPWLIAGDVNDTRFPSERKTSCNETNQRSARFNAWIDDMQLIEVEFLGAMHTWSRGLIPETRQSGRLDRALCKGNGGLDSKLLR, from the coding sequence ATGGAAGATACAATTCTAAACCTCTGTCTGAATTCTCCATCAATAACATGCATGGTATGGAATGTCCAGGGAGCGGGAAACCATAACTTCATCTCAGCACTCAAGGAAGTTGTTCGGTCTAATAGACCTAATGTTATTGCACTTATTGAAACTCATATGGGAGGGCAACAAGCCCAAAAGATCTCGACTGTACTTGGCTATTCCGGGCGTACTCGAGTTGATGCACAGGGTTTCAGCGGAGGCATTTGGATTTATTGGAAGCCTGAATTGGTACTAGTTGAAACTATCCTGAAACATAATCAGCATATAACTATGGACATCAAGAGGGTTGGGGATACTCCTTGGTATTTCACGGCCGTATATGCTACCCCAGATCCCACGAAAAGAAAAGAGCTATGGATTAAGCTAAAAGAATTTGCATCCACGCACAACAAGCCATGGCTAATTGCGGGTGACGTTAATGATACTCGCTTCCCTTCGGAGCGTAAGACGTCTTGTAATGAGACGAATCAAAGGTCTGCCCGATTTAACGCTTGGATTGACGATATGCAATTGATAGAAGTTGAATTTTTAGGAGCTATGCACACCTGGTCGAGAGGTCTTATCCCAGAGACGAGACAAAGTGGCAGACTTGATCGAGCCCTTTGTAAGGGGAATGGGGGCTTAGATTCGAAGCTGCTAAGGTGA